Proteins encoded by one window of Chryseobacterium foetidum:
- a CDS encoding DUF3857 domain-containing protein — protein sequence MKILITGALCVASFYYSQTYPVSTISPGIKKNASAVIRNENTQIQINRIDEIVYKNYSAVSVLNKEAIGYASPKIFYQKGDVISNVKVVIYDESGKKIKSFSKSDFLDMAANSQGSFYSDSRALVLSYTPTSFPYTVEFSYDQKDESTVFIPDFTPFSNFNIALEKSMFSIVNNSGINLRSKIYPSPFGYASVSADDKGNTNTYTYHNIPALDEEILVPNPQKILPKVSFSLDEFNLVGKKGKITTWKDFGLWYHNSLLTPVSASTPQIKAEIAALNLTGTKEEKIKKIYQYMQSKTRYIFVSLGIGGWQPMLPDEVQKKGYGDCKGLTNYMKILLDEAGIDSHYAIINSNPSAISFDKDFPKMGGNHVILVIPTEKGNIWLENTSQEIAFNHLSYSTTDRNVLAVKPSGIEIIETPNYTAQQNREKQLIDIVLNTDKTITGKAKLQYTGNQYDFNLRFTGLSQKERHDALKSQMSMLNFENLEMNNFKNDRDIASIDYDLNFKASNYSKMVGSSFIFRAVPIYSEGFFHENETRNLPFETKFAYEDDYEISFELPQGYFIEELPQNGILTSEFGTYSLNFEKKDSKLIVKRLIQIKKGIYTKEKYNDYVSFRKKILNADNSKIMISKKS from the coding sequence ATGAAAATTCTTATTACAGGAGCACTTTGTGTTGCTTCATTCTACTACTCCCAAACGTATCCCGTTTCTACGATTTCTCCTGGAATTAAAAAAAACGCAAGCGCGGTCATCCGTAACGAGAATACTCAGATCCAGATTAACAGAATTGATGAGATTGTTTACAAAAATTATTCTGCGGTAAGTGTTCTGAATAAAGAAGCGATAGGTTATGCTTCACCAAAAATATTTTATCAGAAGGGAGATGTTATCAGCAATGTAAAAGTGGTGATTTATGATGAAAGCGGGAAGAAAATTAAATCATTTTCCAAAAGTGATTTTTTAGATATGGCGGCCAACAGTCAAGGGTCATTTTATTCTGACAGCAGAGCTTTGGTTTTGTCTTACACACCTACTTCATTTCCTTACACGGTAGAGTTTTCTTACGATCAGAAAGATGAAAGCACAGTTTTCATTCCCGATTTTACACCGTTCAGCAATTTCAATATTGCTCTTGAAAAAAGTATGTTTTCGATAGTAAACAATTCCGGAATTAATTTAAGGTCAAAAATCTATCCCTCGCCATTTGGTTATGCATCTGTAAGTGCCGATGACAAGGGCAATACAAATACTTATACTTATCATAATATTCCTGCGCTGGATGAAGAAATTTTAGTTCCAAATCCTCAAAAAATTTTGCCTAAAGTAAGTTTTTCGCTGGATGAATTTAATCTCGTTGGGAAAAAAGGGAAAATTACGACATGGAAAGATTTCGGTTTGTGGTATCACAACAGTCTTTTAACGCCCGTTTCAGCATCCACTCCACAAATAAAAGCAGAAATTGCAGCTTTAAATCTTACCGGAACTAAGGAAGAAAAAATTAAAAAAATCTACCAGTACATGCAGAGTAAAACAAGATATATTTTTGTTTCTCTCGGAATTGGTGGCTGGCAGCCAATGTTGCCGGATGAAGTTCAGAAAAAGGGCTACGGAGACTGCAAAGGTCTTACCAATTACATGAAAATATTGCTTGATGAAGCTGGGATAGACTCTCATTATGCCATCATCAATTCAAATCCATCAGCAATCAGTTTTGATAAAGATTTCCCTAAAATGGGTGGGAATCACGTTATCCTGGTAATTCCTACAGAAAAAGGAAATATCTGGCTGGAAAATACGTCTCAGGAGATTGCTTTCAATCATTTGAGTTACAGCACAACAGACCGAAATGTTTTAGCCGTAAAACCATCAGGTATAGAAATTATTGAAACTCCAAACTACACCGCTCAACAGAACAGAGAAAAACAATTGATTGACATTGTTTTAAATACTGATAAAACCATCACCGGAAAAGCAAAACTGCAATACACAGGAAATCAGTACGATTTTAATCTAAGATTTACAGGTTTGTCTCAAAAAGAAAGACATGATGCGTTGAAATCACAAATGTCTATGCTGAATTTTGAAAATCTTGAGATGAATAATTTTAAGAATGACAGAGACATCGCCTCAATCGATTACGATTTAAATTTTAAAGCTTCTAATTATTCCAAAATGGTGGGAAGCAGTTTTATTTTCAGAGCAGTGCCTATTTATTCTGAAGGTTTTTTCCATGAAAACGAAACAAGAAATCTACCTTTTGAAACAAAATTTGCTTACGAAGACGATTATGAAATTTCTTTTGAACTTCCCCAGGGTTATTTCATAGAAGAATTGCCTCAGAACGGAATTTTGACCTCTGAATTTGGAACCTACAGTCTTAATTTTGAGAAAAAAGATTCTAAACTGATTGTGAAACGACTGATTCAGATTAAAAAAGGAATTTATACCAAAGAGAAATACAATGATTATGTAAGTTTCAGAAAAAAAATTCTGAATGCCGACAATTCAAAAATAATGATCTCAAAAAAATCATAA
- a CDS encoding cytochrome ubiquinol oxidase subunit I, which yields MDDFLAARAQMALSLGFHIIFACVGMVMPFLMAFAHWKYLKTGNEIYKGLTKAWSKGVAILFATGAVSGTMLSFELGLLWPGFMKHAGPIFGMPFSLEGTAFFIEAIAIGFFLYGWDKFNKWFHWFCGFLVGLSGLASGILVVAANAWMNSPAGFDYINGQYVNIDPIKAMFNDAWFPQALHMTVAAFCATGFAVAGVHAFLIMKKKNVEFHTKAFRIAAAFAMIGAFGAPLSGDVAAKSVAERQPIKLAAMEAHFETEKGAAFVIGGIPDEEKGEINYALKIPKVLSFLATNDFNAEVTGLNDFPKDEWPPVAVVHYAFQIMIFFGVVMISIGSLYLYAFFFKKDWLNKNWLLKTFLFATPFGYIALEAGWTVTEVGRQPWIIYGIMRTADAVTPMPGIQYSFYFFTAIFISLSLIIIFLLNRQIKMVPKLYDPSDAQFNSKNKKS from the coding sequence ATGGACGATTTCTTAGCTGCACGGGCGCAAATGGCACTCTCATTGGGATTTCATATTATCTTTGCCTGCGTAGGGATGGTAATGCCTTTTCTCATGGCTTTTGCCCACTGGAAATACCTGAAAACCGGAAACGAAATTTACAAAGGTCTTACCAAAGCCTGGAGCAAAGGCGTAGCGATTTTGTTTGCCACCGGAGCCGTTTCCGGAACGATGCTTTCTTTTGAACTCGGACTTCTCTGGCCCGGTTTCATGAAGCATGCAGGACCCATTTTCGGAATGCCATTTTCTCTGGAAGGAACAGCATTTTTTATTGAAGCTATCGCCATTGGATTTTTTCTTTACGGTTGGGACAAATTCAACAAATGGTTTCACTGGTTTTGCGGATTTTTAGTTGGTTTAAGTGGTTTGGCATCGGGGATCTTGGTCGTTGCTGCCAATGCGTGGATGAATTCACCTGCAGGTTTTGATTATATTAACGGACAGTATGTCAATATTGATCCTATAAAAGCGATGTTCAATGACGCTTGGTTTCCTCAGGCTCTGCACATGACGGTGGCTGCATTCTGCGCGACAGGATTTGCCGTTGCTGGAGTGCATGCTTTTTTAATAATGAAAAAAAAGAATGTGGAATTTCATACGAAAGCATTTAGAATTGCCGCTGCTTTTGCCATGATTGGTGCTTTCGGAGCTCCGTTGAGTGGCGATGTTGCCGCAAAATCTGTTGCAGAAAGACAACCTATAAAACTGGCAGCGATGGAAGCTCATTTTGAAACTGAAAAAGGCGCAGCTTTCGTGATTGGCGGAATTCCTGATGAAGAAAAGGGCGAAATTAATTATGCTCTAAAAATTCCAAAAGTATTAAGTTTTCTGGCAACCAATGATTTCAATGCAGAAGTGACAGGTCTGAATGATTTCCCTAAAGATGAATGGCCGCCCGTCGCCGTTGTACATTACGCTTTTCAGATTATGATTTTCTTTGGTGTGGTGATGATTTCGATTGGAAGTCTTTACCTCTATGCTTTCTTTTTCAAAAAAGATTGGCTGAATAAAAATTGGCTTCTGAAAACATTCCTTTTTGCAACACCATTCGGATATATCGCTTTGGAAGCGGGCTGGACAGTCACTGAGGTCGGTAGACAACCCTGGATTATTTATGGAATTATGAGAACTGCTGATGCCGTAACTCCTATGCCTGGAATTCAATATTCATTTTACTTTTTCACGGCGATTTTTATTTCACTGTCATTAATAATTATATTTCTTCTCAACAGACAGATCAAAATGGTTCCGAAACTTTACGACCCATCAGATGCACAGTTTAACTCTAAAAACAAAAAATCATGA
- the lysS gene encoding lysine--tRNA ligase gives MQLSEQEIIRREKLTKLVEIGINAFPAEEYTVTDTTESIKQNFSESKQVKIAGRLMSRRIQGKASFAELQDSTGKIQVYFNRDEICTGEDKTLYNDVYKHLLDIGDIIGIEGELFTTQVGEKTVLVKNFTLLTKTLRPLPQPRTDENGVVHDAFNDAELRYRQRYVDLIVNPHVKETFVKRTKMYTAMRQFFNDAGYIEVETPVLQAIPGGAAARPFITHHNALDIPLYMRIANELYLKRLIVGGFDGVYEFSKNFRNEGMDRTHNPEFTVMEIYVAYKDYYWMMDFTEKMIEHCAIAVNGTTKAKFGDQEIDFKAPYARVSMTEAIIKYTGFDITGKSEQELFDFAKSIGIEVNETMGKGKLIDEIFGEKCEGNFIQPTFITDYPVEMSPLTKKHRSQEGLTERFELMVCGKEIANAYSELNDPIDQRARFEDQLKLAEKGDDEAGQFIDEDFLRALEYGMPPTSGMGIGMDRLIMFLTDNASIQEVLFFPQMKPEKTVSQVELGEDEKVILEILNSREEVFSLAEVKERSQLSGKKWDKASKTLTKGGLVKVEKIDENVLMKLV, from the coding sequence GAAGAGAAAAGCTGACTAAGCTTGTTGAAATAGGAATCAACGCATTCCCTGCAGAAGAATACACGGTTACAGATACTACAGAATCTATAAAACAGAATTTTTCTGAAAGTAAACAGGTGAAGATTGCGGGCAGACTGATGTCTCGCCGTATTCAGGGGAAGGCTTCTTTTGCTGAATTGCAGGATTCTACAGGAAAAATTCAGGTGTACTTCAACAGAGACGAAATCTGTACAGGAGAAGATAAAACTTTATACAATGACGTTTACAAACACCTTTTAGACATCGGTGATATTATCGGAATTGAAGGTGAACTGTTCACAACTCAGGTTGGAGAAAAAACTGTTTTGGTGAAAAACTTTACGCTTTTAACGAAAACTTTAAGACCGCTTCCGCAACCAAGAACTGATGAAAATGGAGTAGTACATGATGCTTTTAACGATGCTGAATTGAGATACAGACAACGTTATGTAGATTTAATCGTGAATCCTCATGTAAAGGAAACTTTTGTGAAGAGAACAAAAATGTACACAGCAATGCGTCAGTTTTTCAATGACGCTGGTTACATTGAAGTTGAAACTCCGGTTTTACAGGCAATTCCTGGTGGAGCTGCAGCAAGACCGTTCATTACGCATCATAATGCTTTAGACATTCCTTTATATATGAGAATTGCTAACGAATTGTATCTGAAAAGATTGATCGTTGGTGGTTTTGACGGTGTATATGAATTCTCAAAAAATTTCAGAAATGAAGGAATGGACAGAACGCACAATCCTGAATTTACAGTAATGGAAATCTATGTTGCTTACAAAGATTACTATTGGATGATGGATTTCACTGAGAAAATGATTGAACATTGTGCGATTGCGGTAAACGGAACTACAAAAGCGAAATTTGGTGATCAGGAAATTGATTTCAAAGCTCCATACGCAAGAGTTTCCATGACGGAAGCGATCATAAAATATACAGGTTTCGATATTACCGGAAAATCTGAGCAGGAATTGTTTGATTTTGCCAAATCTATCGGTATCGAGGTGAATGAAACGATGGGTAAAGGAAAATTAATTGACGAGATTTTTGGTGAGAAATGTGAAGGTAACTTCATTCAGCCGACTTTCATTACCGATTATCCTGTAGAAATGTCGCCTTTAACCAAAAAACACAGAAGTCAGGAAGGTCTTACCGAGCGTTTTGAATTGATGGTTTGTGGTAAAGAAATTGCCAATGCTTATTCAGAATTAAATGATCCGATTGATCAGAGAGCACGTTTTGAAGATCAGTTAAAATTAGCTGAAAAAGGAGACGACGAAGCAGGACAATTCATTGATGAAGACTTCTTGAGAGCTTTGGAATACGGAATGCCGCCAACTTCAGGAATGGGAATCGGAATGGACAGATTAATTATGTTTTTAACGGATAACGCATCCATTCAGGAAGTATTGTTCTTCCCACAAATGAAGCCGGAAAAAACAGTCTCACAGGTTGAATTGGGAGAAGATGAAAAAGTGATTTTGGAAATTTTAAACTCACGTGAAGAAGTATTTTCTTTAGCTGAAGTAAAAGAAAGAAGTCAGTTATCCGGAAAAAAATGGGATAAAGCTTCCAAAACTTTAACCAAAGGAGGTTTGGTTAAAGTGGAGAAAATTGATGAAAATGTTTTGATGAAGTTGGTTTAA
- a CDS encoding cytochrome d ubiquinol oxidase subunit II — MIYVVIGFLWLSVCLYVILGGADFGAGIVELMTKKKNRKYTEKIMYESIAPVWEANHMWLIIAIVILFVGFPEIYTTLSTYLHIPLVMMLVGIIARGTAFTFRHYDAVEDRWQIIYTQIFYYASLLTPFFLGLIAAATVSQSINPDANNFLDLYVFSWLNWFGVAVGLFTVSLCAYLASIFSLREVGDRLELGLMIKKSHQTMVFVVITGLLVFAAAHFSGIPLAKWIFSKPLGVMSISFATVSLGLILRAMHMRKLLPVRALAGFQIIMILVAATYQHNPDIILLGNGQHLSLLKHVAAEKTVSALGWALILGSIFILPFLFYLMFSFSKASQKRP, encoded by the coding sequence ATGATCTACGTTGTAATTGGTTTCCTGTGGCTTTCCGTATGTCTCTATGTGATTTTGGGCGGAGCTGATTTCGGTGCAGGAATTGTGGAATTAATGACCAAAAAGAAGAACAGAAAATATACCGAAAAAATAATGTATGAATCAATTGCGCCCGTTTGGGAGGCCAATCACATGTGGCTGATCATTGCAATTGTAATTCTGTTCGTCGGTTTTCCTGAAATTTATACCACACTGTCCACTTATCTTCACATTCCGCTGGTAATGATGCTGGTAGGAATTATCGCGAGAGGTACAGCTTTTACCTTCAGACATTACGATGCAGTCGAAGACCGTTGGCAGATTATTTATACGCAGATCTTTTATTACGCAAGTCTTTTAACACCATTTTTCTTAGGATTAATCGCCGCAGCTACCGTTTCGCAATCCATTAATCCTGATGCAAATAACTTTTTAGATCTCTATGTTTTCAGTTGGCTCAACTGGTTTGGTGTTGCAGTTGGATTATTTACCGTTTCTCTCTGTGCTTATCTGGCTTCGATTTTTTCTTTACGAGAAGTTGGTGACAGATTAGAATTAGGTTTAATGATCAAAAAATCGCACCAGACGATGGTTTTTGTTGTCATCACAGGACTCCTCGTTTTTGCTGCCGCTCATTTTTCCGGAATCCCTTTAGCGAAATGGATTTTCTCCAAACCATTAGGTGTGATGTCAATTTCTTTTGCTACAGTTTCTTTAGGTTTAATTTTAAGAGCAATGCACATGAGAAAACTGCTTCCGGTAAGGGCTTTGGCGGGTTTCCAGATCATTATGATTTTGGTAGCGGCGACCTATCAGCATAATCCTGATATTATTCTGTTAGGAAACGGGCAACATCTTTCTCTGTTAAAACACGTCGCAGCAGAAAAAACGGTTTCAGCATTGGGTTGGGCATTAATTTTAGGTTCAATTTTCATCCTGCCGTTTTTGTTTTATCTGATGTTTTCGTTTTCGAAGGCATCCCAAAAACGTCCTTAG
- a CDS encoding OmpA family protein, whose product MLTSVYFKNNSFDLNSESKQELDSLSQLKSNLTFRIFGNANPLGSEVLNKKLSDQRAKTVSDYLQKRIGKNIKLSGSVGLGISKQINDNSTEILQAKNRRVDIFIEKNFAVGEKISRKPHPSFFDLKIEMMKVKDTFSLPDVNFIGGRHVWLPKAKPRLYQLLKILRENPVLEVELQGHICCDYENFDGEDQDLGTFNLSFTRADAIKAFLVKMGIDPKRIKAEGQGYLNPVVYPEVSEEDRTKNRRVELVLIKK is encoded by the coding sequence ATGCTCACATCTGTTTATTTCAAAAACAATTCTTTTGATTTAAATTCAGAATCGAAACAGGAATTAGACAGTCTTTCTCAGTTAAAATCAAATCTTACGTTCAGAATTTTCGGGAATGCCAATCCGTTGGGAAGTGAAGTTTTAAATAAAAAACTTTCTGATCAGCGTGCAAAAACTGTCAGCGATTATCTGCAGAAGCGGATTGGAAAGAATATTAAATTGTCAGGATCGGTCGGGTTGGGAATTTCAAAACAAATTAATGACAACAGCACCGAAATCTTACAGGCAAAAAACCGTCGGGTCGATATTTTTATTGAAAAAAATTTCGCTGTTGGTGAGAAGATTTCCAGAAAACCGCATCCCAGTTTTTTTGATCTTAAAATAGAAATGATGAAAGTGAAGGATACTTTTTCACTTCCTGATGTCAACTTTATTGGCGGACGCCATGTTTGGCTGCCGAAAGCAAAGCCCAGACTGTATCAGCTGCTTAAAATTCTGAGAGAAAATCCGGTTTTGGAAGTTGAACTGCAGGGTCATATTTGCTGTGATTATGAAAATTTTGACGGGGAAGATCAGGATCTGGGAACATTCAATCTTTCATTCACCAGAGCAGATGCTATCAAAGCGTTTTTGGTTAAAATGGGAATTGATCCCAAACGCATTAAGGCGGAAGGGCAGGGATATCTCAATCCGGTCGTCTATCCCGAGGTGAGTGAAGAAGACCGGACTAAAAACAGACGTGTGGAATTGGTTTTAATTAAAAAGTAA
- a CDS encoding methyltransferase domain-containing protein, whose protein sequence is MHLQLMIEKVKLRIDLYLNYRKNQKWFKEFHHLFENQKGLEIGGPSLIFQEDILNVYELAKTVDGVNFSSNTVWEGEIKDNVYKYAENKTGTQFILDGTDLNQIHDNSYDFLLSSHNLEHIANPLKAVEEWVRVLKKGGALVLILPDKRYTFDINRPYTKFDHILDDFRNNVDEYDLTHIDEILKLHDLRRDNGAPKDIDKFRERCEKNFDNRCLHHHVFSTDLLAEIYNHFDLEILGQKFIEPVHKVIIGRKR, encoded by the coding sequence ATGCACTTACAATTGATGATCGAAAAAGTAAAGTTGAGAATTGATCTTTATCTTAATTACCGGAAAAATCAGAAATGGTTTAAGGAATTTCACCATCTTTTTGAAAATCAAAAAGGTTTGGAAATTGGAGGACCAAGTTTGATCTTTCAGGAAGATATTCTGAACGTTTATGAATTGGCTAAAACTGTTGACGGTGTGAATTTCAGCTCCAATACAGTGTGGGAGGGTGAAATTAAAGATAATGTTTACAAGTATGCGGAAAATAAAACAGGTACTCAGTTTATATTAGACGGAACAGATTTGAACCAAATTCACGATAACTCTTACGATTTTTTACTTTCGAGCCATAATCTTGAGCATATTGCAAACCCATTAAAAGCTGTGGAAGAGTGGGTAAGAGTATTAAAGAAAGGAGGTGCATTGGTTCTTATTTTACCAGATAAACGTTACACATTTGATATTAACAGGCCTTATACTAAATTTGATCATATTCTTGATGATTTTAGAAATAATGTTGACGAATATGATCTTACACACATAGATGAGATTTTGAAACTTCATGATTTGAGGAGGGATAATGGTGCACCAAAGGATATCGACAAATTCAGAGAAAGGTGTGAGAAAAACTTCGATAACAGATGTTTGCATCATCATGTCTTTAGCACAGATCTTCTGGCTGAAATTTATAATCATTTTGATCTTGAAATTTTAGGACAGAAATTTATCGAACCGGTTCATAAAGTAATTATTGGGCGGAAGAGATAA
- the gyrB gene encoding DNA topoisomerase (ATP-hydrolyzing) subunit B, which translates to MSQKQYNAGSIQALEGMEHVRLRPSMYIGDVGVRGLHHLVYEVVDNSIDEALAGHCDTILVTIHEGESISVKDNGRGIPVDFHEKEQKSALEVVMTKIGAGGKFDKDSYKVSGGLHGVGVSCVNALSTLLVATVSRDGKVYQQKYSEGKALADVAEIGTTDERGTEVFFQPDGTIFQELVYNYDTLAARLRELSFLNKGITITLVDEREKNEDGSFAFEVFHSEGGLKEFVEFIDGNRESIMENVIFMEGERENIPIEVAMRYNTSFSENLHSYVNNINTHEGGTHLAGFRRALTRTLKKYADDLGIPAKEKVEITGDDFREGLTAVVSVKVMEPQFEGQTKTKLGNSEVSGAVDKIVGEMLSNFLEENPNEAKLIVQKVVLAAKARQAAKKAREMVQRKSPMGGSGLPGKLSDCSSKNPAESELFLVEGDSAGGTAKQGRDRFFQAILPLRGKILNVEKSMLHKVYDNEEIKNIYTALGVSVGTEEDSKALNLSKLRYHKVVIMTDADIDGSHISTLILTFFFRFMKEMIENGYIYIAQPPLYLLKKGNKKVYAYNEKEREEFTLEMAPDGKGVEVQRYKGLGEMNPEQLWETTLNPEHRILKQVTIDNAVEADSVFSMLMGDEVPPRREFIEKNAKYAKIDA; encoded by the coding sequence ATGAGTCAAAAACAATATAACGCAGGAAGTATCCAGGCCCTTGAAGGGATGGAACACGTTCGGTTAAGACCATCCATGTACATCGGTGATGTTGGTGTAAGAGGTCTTCATCACTTGGTTTATGAGGTAGTGGATAACTCTATTGATGAGGCATTGGCCGGACATTGTGACACTATTTTAGTTACGATACACGAAGGTGAAAGTATATCTGTAAAAGATAACGGTAGAGGAATTCCTGTAGATTTTCACGAAAAGGAACAAAAATCTGCCCTTGAGGTTGTAATGACCAAAATTGGAGCCGGTGGTAAATTTGATAAAGATTCTTACAAGGTTTCAGGAGGTCTTCACGGTGTTGGGGTTTCCTGTGTGAATGCTCTTTCTACTTTATTGGTTGCGACAGTAAGCCGTGACGGTAAAGTATATCAGCAAAAATATTCTGAAGGTAAAGCTTTGGCTGACGTTGCCGAAATTGGTACTACTGACGAAAGAGGTACTGAAGTTTTCTTCCAGCCGGATGGAACTATTTTCCAGGAACTGGTGTACAATTATGATACACTTGCAGCAAGATTGAGAGAATTATCTTTCTTAAATAAAGGTATTACAATTACACTTGTTGACGAAAGAGAAAAAAATGAAGACGGATCTTTCGCTTTTGAAGTTTTTCATTCTGAAGGTGGCTTAAAAGAATTCGTGGAATTCATCGACGGAAACCGCGAATCTATCATGGAGAACGTTATTTTCATGGAAGGTGAAAGAGAAAATATTCCTATCGAAGTGGCGATGCGTTACAACACATCATTCAGCGAAAATCTTCACTCATACGTTAATAATATCAATACGCATGAAGGAGGAACTCACCTGGCAGGTTTCAGACGTGCTTTGACGAGAACTTTGAAAAAGTATGCTGACGATTTAGGTATTCCGGCAAAAGAAAAAGTAGAAATTACCGGAGATGATTTCCGTGAAGGTTTGACGGCTGTAGTTTCTGTAAAAGTAATGGAGCCTCAGTTTGAAGGTCAGACTAAAACTAAACTGGGTAACTCTGAAGTTTCCGGGGCGGTTGATAAAATCGTAGGCGAGATGTTGAGCAACTTCCTTGAGGAAAATCCTAATGAAGCAAAACTGATTGTACAGAAAGTTGTGTTGGCTGCAAAAGCGAGACAGGCAGCGAAAAAAGCCCGTGAAATGGTTCAGAGAAAATCTCCAATGGGAGGTTCCGGATTACCAGGGAAATTGTCTGACTGTTCTTCAAAAAATCCCGCAGAATCTGAACTTTTCTTAGTCGAGGGAGACTCGGCAGGTGGAACTGCCAAGCAAGGTCGTGACAGATTTTTTCAGGCGATTTTACCATTAAGAGGTAAGATTTTGAATGTTGAGAAATCAATGCTTCACAAAGTTTACGACAACGAAGAGATTAAAAATATTTATACAGCTCTAGGAGTTTCTGTAGGAACTGAGGAAGACAGCAAAGCTTTGAATTTATCCAAATTAAGATATCACAAAGTGGTAATCATGACCGATGCTGATATCGACGGTTCTCACATTTCAACTTTGATTCTGACATTCTTCTTCAGATTTATGAAAGAAATGATCGAAAACGGATACATTTACATCGCTCAGCCACCTTTGTATTTATTAAAGAAAGGAAATAAAAAAGTTTACGCTTACAACGAAAAAGAGCGTGAAGAATTCACTCTGGAAATGGCTCCAGACGGGAAAGGTGTTGAAGTTCAGCGTTATAAAGGTCTTGGGGAAATGAACCCTGAGCAGCTTTGGGAAACCACTTTGAATCCTGAACACAGAATTCTGAAGCAGGTAACGATTGATAATGCTGTAGAAGCAGATTCAGTTTTCTCAATGTTGATGGGAGATGAAGTTCCGCCAAGAAGAGAATTTATCGAGAAAAATGCAAAATATGCTAAGATTGATGCTTAA